A genome region from Gymnogyps californianus isolate 813 chromosome 4, ASM1813914v2, whole genome shotgun sequence includes the following:
- the TMEM184C gene encoding transmembrane protein 184C: MPCTCGNWRRWIRPLVVLLYIVGLLVVVPLCVWELQKLEVGIHTKAWFIAGIFLLMTIPISLWGILQHLVHYTQPELQKPIIRILWMVPIYSLDSWIALKYPNIAIYVDTCRECYEAYVIYNFMVFLSNYLTNRYPNLVLIIEAKDQQRHLPPLCCCPSWAMGEVLLFRCKLGVLQYTVVRPFTTIIALICELVGVYDEGNFSFDNAWTYLVILNNMSQLFAMYCLVLFYKVLREELNPIQPVGKFLCVKMVVFVSFWQAVLIALLVKVGVISEKHTWEWQSVEAVATGLQDFIICVEMFLAAIAHHYSFSYKPYVQEAEEGSCFDSFLAMWDISDIRADISEQVRNVGRTVLGQPRKMFFAEDHEQNEHTSLLSSSTQDPISDASSMPSSPMGHYQGFGHTVTPLTTPTTAPAVDGICNTSAIRDAEESPELEHNLSEKALDKN, encoded by the exons ATGCCGTGCACCTGCGGGAACTGGCGGCGGTGGATCCGGCCGCTGGTGGTGCTGCTGTACATCGtggggctgctggtggtggtgcCGCTCTGCGTCTGGGAGCTGCAGAAGCTGGAG gtTGGAATTCATACCAAGGCATGGTTTATCGCTGGGATATTTCTACTAATGACTATACCAATATCTCTATGGGGAATACTACAACACTTAGTCCATTATACTCAACCTGAGTTACAGAAACCAATAATAAG GATTCTATGGATGGTGCCGATTTACAGTTTAGACAGT TGGATAGCTTTGAAATACCCCAACATTGCAATATATGTGGATACATGTCGAGAATGCTATGAAGCTTATGTCATCTATAATTTTAtggtttttctttcaaattatcTTACCAACCGGTATCCAAACCTCGTATTAATAATAGAAGCGAAAGATCAGCAGAGACATCTGCCGCCTCTATGTTGTTGTCCGTCGTGGGCTATGGGAGA AGTTTTATTATTTAGATGTAAACTGGGTGTTTTGCAGTACACTGTTGTCAGACCATTTACTACCATTATTGCTTT aatttgTGAACTAGTGGGAGTGTATGATGAAGGAAACTTCAGCTTCGACAATGCTTGGACTTACTTGGTTATACTTAACAACATGTCACAGCTA TTTGCTATGTATTGTCTGGTGCTGTTTTATAAAGTACTACGTGAAGAACTGAACCCTATCCAACCTGTTGGCAAGTTCCTTTGTGTGAAGATGgtagtttttgtttctttctg GCAAGCTGTGCTTATTGCATTGTTGGTGAAAGTTGGCGTTATTTCTGAGAAACACACCTGGGAATGGCAAAGTGTGGAAGCTGTGGCTACAGGCCTTCAG GATTTCATCATTTGTGTTGAGATGTTCCTGGCTGCTATTGCACATCACTACAGTTTTTCCTATAAACCTTATGttcaagaagctgaagaaggGTCCTGCTTCGACTCTTTTCTTGCCATGTGGGATATTTCTGATATAAGGGCAGATATATCAGAACAGGTTCGAAATGTTG GAAGGACAGTTTTGGGCCAGCCAcggaaaatgttttttgctgAGGATCATGAACAAAACGAACATACAAGTTTACTGTCTTCATCTACTCAAGACCCAATTTCTGATGCTTCTTCAATGCCATCTTCACCCATGGGTCATTATCAGGGGTTTGGACACACTGTGACACCTCTCACAACACCAACGACAGCCCCTGCAGTTGATGGCATTTGTAACACTTCTGCTATTCGAGATGCTGAAGAGTCACCCGAACTAGAGCACAATTTATCAGAGAAAGCTTTGGATAAAAATTAG